In Helianthus annuus cultivar XRQ/B chromosome 8, HanXRQr2.0-SUNRISE, whole genome shotgun sequence, a single genomic region encodes these proteins:
- the LOC110873866 gene encoding tubulin beta-2 chain — protein MREILHIQGGQCGNQIGAKFWEVVCAEHGIDVTGKYTGDSELQLERINVYYNEASGGRFVPRAVLMDLEPGTMDSLRSGAYGQIFRPDNFVFGQSGAGNNWAKGHYTEGAELIDSVLDVVRKEAENCDCLQGFQVCHSLGGGTGSGMGTLLISKIREEYPDRMMMTFSVFPSPKVSDTVVEPYNATLSVHQLVENADECMVLDNEALYDICFRTLKLTTPSFGDLNHLISATMSGVTCCLRFPGQLNSDLRKLAVNLIPFPRLHFFMVGFAPLTSRGSQQYRALTVPELTQQMWDAKNMMCAADPRHGRYLTASAIYRGKMSTKEVDEQMLNVQNKNSSYFVEWIPNNVKSTVCDIPPTGLKMASTFIGNSTSIQEMFRRVSEQFTAMFRRKAFLHWYTGEGMDEMEFTEAESNMNDLVSEYQQYQDATADEEGEYEDEEEEYGDEA, from the exons ATGCGTGAAATCCTTCACATCCAGGGCGGCCAGTGCGGCAACCAGATCGGAGCAAAGTTCTGGGAGGTAGTGTGCGCTGAACACGGCATCGACGTCACCGGAAAGTACACAGGAGACTCTGAACTGCAGCTTGAACGTATCAACGTCTACTACAATGAAGCTAGCGGCGGAAGGTTTGTTCCGCGCGCCGTCCTTATGGATCTAGAGCCTGGGACCATGGACAGTCTCAGATCTGGCGCCTATGGTCAGATCTTCCGGCCGGACAACTTCGTGTTTGGTCAGTCTGGTGCTGGTAATAATTGGGCGAAAGGACACTATACTGAAGGTGCTGAGTTGATTGATTCGGTTCTGGATGTTGTTAGGAAGGAGGCTGAGAACTGTGACTGCTTACAAG GTTTTCAAGTGTGCCATTCTCTTGGTGGTGGTACTGGGTCTGGTATGGGAACACTTTTGATTTCAAAGATCAGAGAAGAGTATCCCGATAGAATGATGATGACTTTCTCTGTATTTCCTTCTCCCAAGGTTTCGGATACAGTTGTTGAGCCTTACAACGCCACGTTGTCGGTTCATCAGCTTGTTGAGAATGCTGATGAGTGTATGGTTCTTGATAATGAAGCGTTGTATGATATATGCTTCAGGACACTCAAACTCACAACCCCAAGTT TTGGTGATCTTAACCATCTCATTTCCGCAACCATGTCTGGAGTCACATGCTGTCTAAGGTTTCCCGGGCAGCTTAACTCTGATCTAAGGAAGCTAGcggtcaatctcattcctttccCGCGTCTTCACTTTTTTATGGTTGGTTTTGCACCTCTCACCTCACGCGGATCCCAACAATACCGTGCATTAACCGTCCCCGAACTCACCCAACAAATGTGGGATGCAAAGAACATGATGTGTGCTGCCGACCCACGTCACGGGCGTTATTTAACTGCATCCGCCATCTACCGTGGAAAGATGAGCACCAAAGAGGTTGATGAGCAAATGTTAAACGTTCAAAACAAGAACTCTTCGTATTTTGTTGAGTGGATCCCCAACAATGTGAAGTCGACCGTGTGTGATATCCCTCCTACTGGTTTGAAGATGGCATCAACGTTCATTGGTAACTCAACTTCCATTCAAGAAATGTTCAGACGTGTCAGCGAGCAATTTACCGCTATGTTCAGGCGTAAGGCTTTCTTGCATTGGTACACTGGCGAGGGTATGGATGAGATGGAGTTTACGGAAGCCGAGAGCAATATGAACGATTTGGTTTCCGAGTATCAACAATACCAAGATGCAACTGCAGATGAAGAGGGTGAATACGAGGATGAGGAAGAAGAGTATGGTGATGAGGCTTAA
- the LOC110870684 gene encoding uncharacterized protein LOC110870684 codes for MDARGTLGFTGIQKCTSDLRVLAYGNMTDINGEYLKMAEKTTRDTLEHFFCQGIIYLYGPRYLRKSTWYDLQQIYEVRSNLHGLPGMIGSLDCRHWQWYNCPTAWRCQHTRGDQDGPTVILQAVTSQDLWFLSAYFGVAGSCNDINVFEQSPLVGDYISHRDAKASFYANGNYYPHGYYLCDGT; via the exons atggaTGCGAGAGGGACACTTGGATTCACCGGTATTCAAAAGTGTACTTCAGATCTACGAGTCCTTGCGTACGGAAACATGACAGACATCAACGGAGAATATCTAAAAATGGCCGAGAAAACAACACGAGATACTTTGGAGCATTTTTTTTGTCAAG gTATTATATATTTGTACGGTCCGCGTTATCTGAGAAAGTCCACATGGTACGACCTTCAACAAATTTACGAGGTCCGTTCTAATCTCCATGGTTTACCGGGCATGATCGGGAGCTTGGATTGTCGTCATTGGCAGTGGTATAATTGTCCGACTGCATGGCGATGTCAACACACACGAGGTGACCAAGACGGACCAACTGTTATTCTTCAAGCGGTTACCTCACAGGACCTTTGGTTTTTGTCAGCTTACTTTGGTGTGGCAGGGTCATGCAATGATATAAACGTTTTCGAGCAATCTCCATTGGTAGGGGACTATATTTCTCATAGAGATGCGAAAGCTTCTTTTTATGCAAACGGAAATTATTACCCTCACGGATACTATTTATGCGATGGAACTTAG
- the LOC110873867 gene encoding chromatin modification-related protein eaf-1, which translates to MGFDNECILNIQSLAGEYFCPVCRTLVYPHEAIQTQCTHLYCKPCLSYVVSSTQACPYDGYLVTEAGSKPLMESNKALAETIGKTTVHCLYHRSGCVWQGPLSECTTHCSGCAFGNSPVVCNRCGIQIVHRQVQEHAQTCNVNGTSTQPQTSEAAQDAASSGAVPTDQSKIANQAVAPPLASQPQASQTAAAQNLNQPATSYPLPQVMAAPVLPTAEHQYYQHYQQYYQQYPGYDPYQQAYQQYYPYQHQPAQQIQQPQPQPQSQPQVQQQVQAPMPQVQPQVQNQAQTQGQGQPQPQTQPQAQSQIPANGQPQPLYPQAVVVTSSQNQGQANSQPQGHPGQPVAHGHIPMPSYSQVQPHIVQSHAQPPQYQQPPPQMHHPQPPQVPPFPQTQPQTQPQPYSQPPSHFHSQPPPQLQPINPQYPPASHPLYPSQPHQHAPPQQHPMQVQPPSGSLPSQFPPPPSYMRPLQPSHMFPPQQRPVTHQVQQPMPPPYIQQPQAFPGQTPGQLQGQPHHAGLSAHQNLQVRPQVPPQQMQQPSPALPHGMPPQSYVGRPAMLNQGGQPQQYPQSSGSAGVAPPARPLQFGSSQPFVSQSNVNLANQQYVYPDQQRNEYAPPSGGDQTFERRVEQEGKSPSLKKSEPVINEVKPEAGMADEFKREGGQRKDEALTKDAVSELHQAQGGVLVKEESTDGALEDHSLGQKKTHDSAVPTTDSAKQGEISGSFSQSQTPQGQIGEASGGFPSKGTEQSSHLAPITEQGRSTHPPLPYGPPGQQQRPVAPKSQSAPNIEQTMGQSPSHFRPPGHGYLPHGPHPGDQFQPPGPNQPPPFHPEVPSGGPNSFANSRGYEPHGRISRMSQGDPFGPPPPHGPDGLRHHVPMESDMYQNQRPSHFDSRRQDSHLPGNLDRGPYRPPYGAESNSTRMNGAPPPGFDSSSAPGFGDEKFRTSDSFPMPPNRHHEESFKQFPGPPHLGREDSPKFGSRPSGGYGMDGPSRFHEKEPRGYGYDAGQRLPPYHLNESGGRPLPANIHDNRGRFDNNRQNPDFLGPMHGFGRHHMDHLPPTSPGNPFGGPHNIDVDGRNMERQSFGERFPMGPPGHMHRGEYDGPGKPMNGEPFGPRDLSGRGEPGFGPFHDYGRLGEHGPGGFSHQSRFGEGFGSKSARPHLDEPVFRNSYSRQGFPSDGGFYAGGPDSFDPLMKRKTFSMGWCRICKVDCESVEGLDMHGQTREHQRMSMDMVISIKKKNAKRQKTSIEREEGSKYRI; encoded by the exons ATGGGTTTTGACAATGAGTGTATATTGAACATTCAATCTCTTGCGGGAGAGTACTTTTGTCCTGTTTGTAGAACCCTTGTCTATCCACATGAAGCTATCCAGACACAGTGCACTCATCTATATTGCAAACCTTGTTTGTCATATGTTGTAAGCAGTACTCAGGCCTGCCCCTATGATGGATACTTGGTAACCGAAGCTGGTTCaaag CCACTCATGGAGTCCAACAAGGCTCTAGCAGAAACCATTGGGAAGACCACTGTACATTGCCTTTATCACAGGAGTGGCTGTGTGTGGCAAGGTCCTTTATCTGAGTGCACAACCCACTGTTCTGGTTGTGCCTTTGGTAATTCTCCAGTTGTATGCAACCGATGTGGAATTCAAATTGTGCACCGTCAAGTGCAGGAACATGCTCAGACCTGTAATGTCAAT GGTACAAGTACTCAACCACAAACGTCTGAGGCTGCACAGGATGCCGCTTCATCTGGAGCTGTGCCTACCGATCAAAGCAAAATTGCTAATCAAGCAGTGGCACCACCACTAGCTTCCCAGCCACAGGCATCTCAGACTGCCGCCGCTCAAAATCTGAATCAGCCAGCAACGTCATATCCTCTCCCTCAAGTCATGGCTGCACCTGTATTGCCAACAGCTGAACACCAATATTACCAGCATTATCAACAATATTACCAACAGTATCCTGGTTATGATCCATACCAGCAGGCTTATCAACAATACTATCCGTATCAACATCAGCCTGCTCAGCAAATCCAGCAGCCCCAGCCCCAGCCCCAGTCTCAGCCACAAGTTCAGCAGCAAGTGCAAGCCCCAATGCCACAGGTACAGCCGCAGGTTCAAAACCAGGCACAGACTCAAGGGCAGGGTCAACCACAACCTCAGACACAACCTCAGGCTCAGTCACAAATTCCAGCTAATGGACAGCCTCAACCTCTCTACCCTCAGGCTGTGGTGGTTACCTCAAGTCAAAACCAGGGTCAGGCGAATTCACAACCTCAAGGTCACCCAGGTCAGCCTGTTGCCCATGGTCACATACCTATGCCGTCATACTCGCAAGTCCAGCCGCATATTGTTCAAAGTCATGCACAACCACCTCAATATCAGCAACCTCCTCCACAGATGCATCATCCTCAGCCACCTCAAGTGCCACCATTTCCTCAAACCCAACCACAAACACAACCACAACCTTACTCACAACCACCCTCACATTTCCATTCACAGCCCCCGCCTCAATTGCAGCCAATTAATCCCCAGTATCCTCCAGCAAGTCATCCACTTTATCCATCACAGCCTCATCAGCATGCTCCACCCCAACAGCATCCTATGCAAGTGCAGCCACCATCTGGCTCTTTGCCGTCACAGTTTCCACCACCACCTTCTTATATGCGTCCTCTGCAACCTTCCCATATGTTTCCACCTCAGCAGCGTCCTGTTACACATCAGGTTCAGCAACCAATGCCTCCACCATATATCCAGCAGCCTCAAGCGTTTCCAGGACAAACACCTGGTCAACTCCAAGGTCAGCCACACCATGCTGGTCTATCTGCACATCAGAATCTTCAAGTACGTCCACAGGTTCCACCTCAGCAAATGCAACAACCTTCTCCTGCATTGCCACATGGCATGCCACCTCAAAGTTATGTGGGAAGACCTGCTATGCTGAATCAGGGAGGTCAGCCACAGCAATATCCCCAATCTTCTGGTTCAGCAGGTGTTGCACCACCAGCCAGACCACTACAGTTTGGTTCAAGCCAGCCCTTTGTAAGTCAGAGTAATGTTAACTTGGCTAACCAGCAATATGTGTATCCAGATCAGCAACGTAATGAATATGCACCACCTTCGGGTGGTGATCAAACATTTGAAAGAAGGGTAGAACAGGAAGGTAAATCGCCTTCTCTGAAGAAGTCTGAGCCAGTGATTAACGAAGTAAAACCTGAAGCAGGCATGGCCGATGAATTTAAGCGTGAAGGTGGCCAGAGGAAAGATGAAGCTTTGACTAAAGATGCTGTCTCTGAGTTGCATCAGGCACAAGGGGGGGTTTTAGTGAAAGAAGAGAGCACGGATGGTGCCTTAGAAGATCATTCTCTTGGTCAGAAAAAAACGCATGATTCGGCAGTTCCCACTACAGACTCTGCAAAACAAGGGGAGATAAGTGGATCATTTAGTCAATCCCAAACACCTCAAGGCCAGATTGGTGAAGCGTCTGGTGGATTTCCAAGCAAGGGCACTGAACAATCTTCGCATCTTGCTCCTATTACAGAACAAGGAAGATCTACACACCCTCCTTTGCCGTATGGGCCTCCTGGGCAGCAACAAAGACCTGTTGCACCTAAGTCGCAGTCGGCTCCTAATATTGAACAGACAATGGGCCAATCCCCAAGCCATTTTAGGCCTCCTGGGCATGGTTACTTGCCTCACGGCCCCCATCCAGGTGATCAATTTCAACCACCTGGTCCAAATCAACCTCCCCCCTTCCATCCTGAGGTTCCATCAGGTGGACCTAATAGTTTTGCTAACAGCAGAGGATATGAACCACATGGTAGAATTTCCAGGATGTCTCAAGGTGATCCATTTGGACCCCCTCCGCCACATGGGCCTGACGGTCTACGTCATCATGTTCCAATGGAATCTGATATGTACCAAAACCAGAGGCCTTCTCATTTTGACAGTAGACGTCAAGATTCCCATTTACCTGGTAATTTAGACAGGGGACCTTATCGGCCACCTTATGGTGCTGAATCAAATTCAACGAGGATGAATGGGGCCCCACCACCAGGTTTTGACTCGTCATCAGCACCTGGTTTTGGTGATGAAAAGTTTAGAACCTCTGATAGTTTTCCCATGCCACCAAACCGTCATCATGAGGAAAGTTTCAAACAGTTTCCTGGCCCCCCTCACTTGGGCCGTGAGGATTCTCCAAAATTTGGAAGTCGGCCATCAGGTGGATATGGGATGGATGGGCCATCAAGGTTTCATGAAAAAGAACCCCGTGGATATGGCTATGATGCTGGACAGAGGTTGCCACCATATCATCTCAATGAGTCTGGCGGAAGACCGCTTCCTGCAAATATACATGATAACAGAGGGAGGTTTGATAATAATCGTCAAAACCCTGATTTCCTCGGACCGATGCATGGTTTTGGTCGCCATCATATGGATCATCTACCACCTACTAGTCCAGGAAATCCATTCGGTGGTCCACATAACATTGATGTCGATGGCAGAAATATGGAAAGGCAGTCATTTGGTGAAAGATTTCCAATGGGGCCACCCGGTCACATGCATAGAGGGGAGTATGATGGCCCAGGAAAGCCCATGAATGGTGAACCTTTTGGCCCGAGGGATCTATCTGGTCGTGGTGAGCCTGGTTTTGGCCCTTTCCATGATTACGGTCGTTTAGGGGAACATGGGCCGGGGGGTTTCTCTCATCAGTCGCGTTTTGGAGAAGGGTTTGGCTCTAAGTCAGCTCGTCCACATTTGGACGAACCAGTTTTTAGAAATAGTTATTCTCGTCAGGGATTCCCTAGTGATGGTGGATTTTATGCA GGTGGACCTGACTCATTTGACCCGTTAATGAAGAGAAAGACGTTTAGCATGGGCTGGTGTCGCATTTGTAAAGTTGACTGTGAAAGTGTGGAAGGTTTGGATATGCATGGTCAAACACGTGAGCATCAGAGGATGTCCATGGATATGGTTATTAGCATCAAAAAGAAAAATGCTAAGAGACAAAA AACATCTATTGAGCGTGAGGAGGGAAGCAAATACAGAATCTAG